One genomic region from Streptomyces sp. NBC_01431 encodes:
- a CDS encoding carbohydrate kinase family protein: MRDPRDPPCDVFLTGTVFLDIIFTGLDSAPVRGTESWARGMGSSPGGVANMATALARLGLRTSLAAAFGDDHYGEYCWDALEQGEGIDLSLSRTVPGWHSPVTVSMAYEGERTMVSHGHEAPHELSAPSCPPRARAAVASLEPGRHEEWIADAARTGARIFADVGWDDTGRWDLAGLADLEHCEAFLPNAAEAMRYTRTDCPRAAARALADKVPLAVVTLGPEGAYAVDGASGETADVPAIAVEALDPTGAGDVFVAGFVTGTLAGWPLADRLAFAGLTAALSVQEFGGSLSAPGWAEIAGWWERIRTYEAQDPSALRRYAFLTDLLPGAARTWPLRRAVPTIGFRRPA; the protein is encoded by the coding sequence CTGCGCGACCCGCGCGACCCGCCCTGCGACGTCTTCCTGACCGGCACGGTCTTCCTCGACATCATCTTCACCGGGCTCGACTCGGCCCCGGTGCGCGGCACCGAGTCCTGGGCGCGCGGCATGGGGTCGAGCCCCGGTGGCGTCGCCAACATGGCGACCGCGCTCGCCCGCCTCGGCCTGCGCACCTCGCTGGCCGCGGCCTTCGGCGACGACCACTACGGCGAATACTGCTGGGACGCGCTCGAACAGGGCGAGGGCATCGACCTGTCCCTGTCGCGCACCGTGCCCGGCTGGCACTCGCCGGTCACCGTCTCCATGGCGTACGAGGGCGAACGCACGATGGTCTCGCACGGCCACGAGGCCCCCCACGAGCTCTCCGCGCCCAGCTGCCCGCCCCGCGCCCGAGCCGCGGTCGCCTCCCTGGAGCCCGGCCGCCACGAGGAGTGGATCGCGGACGCCGCGCGAACCGGTGCGCGGATCTTCGCGGACGTGGGCTGGGACGACACCGGCCGCTGGGACCTGGCGGGCCTCGCCGACCTCGAACACTGCGAGGCGTTCCTGCCCAACGCGGCCGAGGCGATGCGCTACACCCGTACCGACTGCCCGCGGGCCGCCGCCCGAGCCCTGGCCGACAAGGTGCCGCTCGCGGTGGTCACGCTGGGGCCCGAGGGGGCGTACGCGGTGGACGGGGCGAGCGGAGAGACCGCCGACGTGCCCGCGATCGCCGTCGAGGCGCTCGATCCGACCGGGGCGGGCGATGTGTTCGTCGCGGGGTTCGTCACCGGCACCCTGGCCGGCTGGCCGCTCGCGGACCGGCTCGCCTTCGCGGGGCTCACGGCCGCGCTGTCGGTCCAGGAGTTCGGGGGCTCGCTGTCGGCGCCGGGGTGGGCGGAGATCGCGGGGTGGTGGGAGCGGATCCGCACCTACGAGGCCCAGGACCCCTCGGCCCTGCGCCGCTACGCCTTCCTGACCGACCTCCTGCCGGGCGCGGCCCGAACCTGGCCACTGCGCAGGGCGGTCCCCACGATCGGCTTCCGCCGCCCCGCCTGA
- a CDS encoding PhoH family protein, with the protein MTQTPTHPQAHAQITIPAKHPMVTILGSSDSLLRVIETAFPSADIHVRGNLISAVGEATEVALIQRLFDEMMLVLRTGQPMTEDAVERSIAMLRANGGANGGDGNGHHETPAEVLTQNILSSRGRTIRPKTLNQKRYVDAIDKHTIVFGIGPAGTGKTYLAMAKAVQALQSKQVTRIILTRPAVEAGERLGFLPGTLYEKIDPYLRPLYDALHDMLDPDSIPRLMAAGTIEVAPLAYMRGRSQPVFTNVLTPDGWRPIGDLQVGDLVIGSNGEPTPVLGVYPQGEKDIYRVSAQDGSWTLCCGEHLWTVRTRDDKRRDKPWRVLETQEMIGNLRAAHARRFELPMLTAPVSFPEREVPMDPYALGLLLGDGCLTGSTTPSFATEDAELAQALEAALPGVSVRHKGGPDYVLNRVKSPGGVVTLENPVTGMLRELDLVGTRAHSKFVPNDYLYNTAEVRLAVLQGLLDSDGGPVTQNDRTCRIQYSTASIVLRDDVIALVQSLGGVAYTRRRPAEGRKQGSALAAHRYDSHVVDIRLPEGIEPFRLARKRDAYHAAGGGGRPMRFIDAIEPAGREEAVCIQVAAEDSLYVTQDYLLTHNTLNDAFIILDEAQNTSAEQMKMFLTRLGFDSKIVITGDVTQVDLPNGTKSGLRQVQDILDGVDDVHFSRLTSQDVVRHKLVGRIVDAYERYDSRPDQNGQGGRNGK; encoded by the coding sequence ATGACTCAGACACCCACACACCCGCAGGCGCACGCCCAGATCACCATCCCGGCCAAGCACCCCATGGTGACCATCCTGGGTTCGAGCGATTCCTTGCTGCGCGTGATCGAAACGGCCTTCCCGTCGGCCGACATCCACGTACGGGGCAATCTGATCAGCGCTGTGGGAGAGGCGACGGAAGTCGCCCTCATCCAGCGCCTGTTCGACGAGATGATGCTGGTGCTCCGCACCGGGCAGCCGATGACGGAGGACGCAGTGGAACGCTCGATCGCCATGCTCCGGGCGAACGGTGGGGCAAACGGCGGTGACGGCAACGGTCACCACGAGACGCCCGCCGAAGTGCTCACCCAGAACATCCTCTCCAGCCGCGGCCGCACCATCCGCCCCAAGACCCTCAACCAGAAGCGGTACGTCGACGCGATCGACAAGCACACGATCGTGTTCGGCATCGGTCCCGCGGGCACCGGCAAGACCTATCTCGCCATGGCCAAGGCGGTCCAGGCCCTGCAGTCCAAGCAGGTCACCCGGATCATCCTGACCAGGCCGGCCGTGGAGGCCGGCGAGCGGCTCGGCTTCCTGCCCGGCACGCTCTACGAGAAGATCGACCCGTATCTGCGCCCGCTCTACGACGCCCTGCACGACATGCTCGACCCGGACTCGATCCCGCGGCTGATGGCGGCGGGGACGATCGAGGTGGCGCCGCTGGCGTATATGCGCGGCCGCTCGCAGCCCGTCTTCACGAACGTCCTCACGCCAGACGGGTGGCGCCCCATCGGGGACCTTCAGGTGGGCGACCTGGTCATCGGGTCCAACGGCGAGCCGACCCCCGTCCTCGGCGTGTACCCGCAGGGTGAGAAGGACATCTACCGCGTCTCGGCCCAGGACGGTTCGTGGACGCTGTGCTGCGGCGAGCACCTGTGGACGGTCAGGACGCGCGACGACAAGCGCCGCGACAAGCCGTGGAGGGTCCTGGAAACCCAGGAGATGATCGGGAACCTGCGTGCGGCCCATGCCCGGCGGTTCGAGTTGCCGATGCTCACCGCGCCGGTCAGCTTCCCGGAGCGCGAAGTACCCATGGACCCGTATGCGCTAGGACTGCTCCTCGGTGACGGTTGCCTGACGGGATCCACCACTCCGTCCTTCGCCACCGAGGACGCCGAGCTCGCTCAGGCGTTGGAGGCTGCCCTCCCGGGAGTCTCCGTCCGGCACAAGGGCGGCCCCGACTACGTTCTCAACAGGGTGAAGTCGCCCGGCGGCGTGGTGACCCTGGAGAACCCGGTGACCGGCATGCTTCGCGAGCTGGATTTGGTCGGCACTCGCGCGCACTCCAAGTTCGTGCCGAACGACTATCTGTACAACACGGCAGAGGTCCGCCTTGCTGTCCTCCAGGGCCTGCTCGACTCCGACGGCGGCCCCGTCACGCAGAACGACCGCACATGCCGCATCCAGTACTCGACCGCATCGATCGTCCTGCGGGACGACGTCATTGCGCTCGTCCAGTCCCTGGGCGGTGTCGCCTACACCCGGCGCCGACCGGCCGAGGGGCGGAAGCAGGGCAGTGCCCTGGCCGCCCACCGATACGACTCCCACGTTGTCGACATCCGTCTCCCCGAAGGCATCGAGCCCTTCCGCCTCGCTCGCAAGCGCGATGCGTACCACGCGGCCGGAGGCGGCGGGCGTCCGATGCGTTTCATCGACGCGATCGAGCCCGCAGGCCGCGAGGAGGCGGTCTGCATCCAGGTGGCGGCGGAGGACTCGCTGTATGTCACGCAGGACTACCTGCTGACGCACAACACGCTCAACGACGCGTTCATCATCCTCGACGAGGCGCAGAACACCAGCGCCGAGCAGATGAAGATGTTCCTCACCAGGCTCGGCTTCGATTCGAAGATCGTCATCACCGGCGACGTCACCCAGGTCGACCTCCCGAACGGGACGAAGAGCGGTCTGCGCCAGGTCCAGGACATCCTGGACGGCGTGGATGACGTGCACTTCTCCCGGCTCACCTCGCAGGATGTCGTACGGCACAAGCTCGTCGGCCGTATCGTCGACGCGTACGAGAGGTACGACAGCCGGCCGGACCAGAACGGTCAGGGCGGCCGAAACGGGAAGTAG
- the ybeY gene encoding rRNA maturation RNase YbeY has translation MSIDVNNESGTEVDEQAILDIARYALTRMRIHPLSELSVIVVDAEAMEQLHIQWMDLPGPTDVMSFPMDELRPPTKDDDAEPPQGLLGDIVLCPEVAKQQGEDAETRHSMDEELQLLTVHGVLHLLGYDHEEPDEKAEMFGLQAAIVDGWRAEKGLTGPSPAPTVS, from the coding sequence ATGTCGATCGACGTCAACAACGAGTCCGGAACCGAGGTCGACGAGCAGGCGATCCTCGACATCGCCCGCTACGCGCTCACGCGGATGCGGATCCACCCGCTCTCCGAACTCTCGGTGATCGTCGTGGACGCCGAGGCCATGGAGCAGCTGCACATCCAGTGGATGGACCTGCCGGGCCCCACCGATGTCATGTCCTTCCCGATGGACGAGCTGCGGCCGCCGACGAAGGACGACGACGCGGAGCCCCCGCAGGGGCTCCTCGGTGACATCGTCCTGTGCCCCGAGGTCGCCAAGCAGCAGGGCGAGGACGCCGAGACGCGGCACTCCATGGACGAGGAGCTCCAACTCCTCACCGTCCACGGGGTGTTGCACCTGCTCGGCTACGACCACGAGGAGCCGGACGAGAAGGCCGAGATGTTCGGTCTCCAGGCGGCGATCGTCGACGGCTGGCGCGCGGAGAAGGGCCTGACGGGTCCCTCCCCGGCGCCGACCGTCTCATGA
- a CDS encoding hemolysin family protein has protein sequence MTGQLIAGAVALVVVAWLAACAEAGIARISSFRADEAVRTGRRGSARLAEIAADPTRYLNVALLVRVACEMAAGVLVTYVCLNEFGETWTALLVAIAVMVLVSYVAVGVSPRTIGRQHPLNTATVAAYVLLPLARIMGPIPQLLILLGNALTPGKGFRKGPFASEAELRAMVDLAEQESLIEDDERRMVHSVFELGDTLVREVMVPRTDLVCIERYKTIRQALTLALRSGFSRIPVTGENEDDVVGIVYLKDLVRKTHINRDSEADLVSTAMRPAAFVPDTKNAGDLLREMQQQRSHVAVVIDEYGGTAGIVTIEDILEEIVGEITDEYDRELPPVTELADGCFRVTARLDIGDLGELFGFDEFDDEDVETVGGLLAKSLGRVPIAGASAVVELPDGRELRLTAESPAGRRNKIVTVLVEPSKAGEKEGAE, from the coding sequence ATGACCGGGCAGCTGATCGCGGGGGCCGTCGCGCTGGTTGTCGTCGCCTGGCTGGCGGCCTGCGCCGAGGCGGGCATCGCCCGCATCTCCTCCTTCCGCGCGGACGAGGCGGTGCGCACCGGCCGGCGCGGCAGCGCCAGGCTCGCCGAGATCGCCGCCGACCCCACGCGCTACCTCAACGTGGCCCTGCTCGTCCGGGTCGCCTGCGAGATGGCGGCGGGGGTCCTCGTCACGTACGTGTGCCTCAACGAGTTCGGCGAGACCTGGACCGCGCTGCTCGTCGCGATCGCGGTGATGGTCCTCGTCTCGTACGTCGCCGTCGGCGTCTCGCCCCGCACCATCGGGCGCCAGCACCCGCTGAACACCGCGACGGTGGCCGCGTACGTGCTGCTGCCGCTGGCCAGGATCATGGGGCCGATCCCGCAGCTCCTGATCCTGCTCGGCAATGCGCTGACCCCCGGAAAGGGCTTCCGCAAGGGCCCGTTCGCCTCCGAGGCGGAGCTGCGGGCGATGGTCGACCTCGCCGAGCAGGAGTCGCTGATCGAGGACGACGAGCGCCGGATGGTGCACTCGGTGTTCGAGCTGGGCGACACCCTGGTGCGCGAGGTCATGGTGCCGCGCACCGACCTCGTCTGCATCGAGCGGTACAAGACGATCCGCCAGGCCCTCACCCTCGCGCTGCGCTCGGGCTTCTCGCGCATCCCGGTGACCGGCGAGAACGAGGACGACGTCGTCGGGATCGTCTACTTGAAGGACCTGGTGCGCAAGACGCACATCAACCGGGACTCCGAGGCCGACCTGGTGTCCACCGCGATGCGGCCCGCCGCCTTCGTGCCCGACACCAAGAACGCCGGTGACCTGCTGCGCGAGATGCAGCAGCAGCGCAGCCACGTTGCGGTCGTCATCGACGAGTACGGCGGCACCGCGGGCATCGTCACCATCGAGGACATCCTGGAGGAGATCGTCGGCGAGATCACCGACGAGTACGACCGCGAACTGCCGCCGGTGACCGAGCTGGCGGACGGCTGCTTCCGGGTCACCGCCCGGCTCGACATCGGCGACCTGGGCGAGCTGTTCGGGTTCGACGAGTTCGACGACGAGGATGTCGAGACGGTCGGCGGGCTGCTCGCCAAATCGCTCGGCAGGGTGCCGATCGCGGGTGCGTCGGCGGTGGTGGAGCTGCCGGACGGCCGGGAGCTGCGGCTGACCGCCGAGTCCCCGGCCGGTCGCCGCAACAAGATCGTCACCGTGTTGGTGGAGCCGTCGAAGGCCGGAGAGAAGGAGGGCGCGGAGTGA
- a CDS encoding MmcQ/YjbR family DNA-binding protein: MTPQQLRAFCLEFNATTEEFPFNPETSVFKVLGKVFALSALDGKPLSVNLKCDPDDAVRLREEHAAIVPGYHMNKRHWNTVNVAELPDRLVRELIEDSYDLVVAGLPKAERLRLDRA; this comes from the coding sequence GTGACACCGCAGCAACTGAGGGCGTTCTGCCTGGAGTTCAACGCGACGACCGAGGAGTTTCCGTTCAACCCGGAGACCTCGGTCTTCAAGGTGCTCGGGAAGGTGTTCGCGCTGAGCGCCCTTGACGGGAAGCCGCTCAGCGTCAACCTCAAGTGCGACCCGGACGACGCGGTCAGGCTGCGCGAGGAGCACGCGGCGATCGTGCCCGGCTACCACATGAACAAGCGGCACTGGAACACCGTGAACGTGGCCGAGCTCCCGGACCGGCTGGTCCGGGAGCTCATCGAGGACTCGTACGACCTGGTGGTCGCCGGTCTGCCGAAGGCCGAGCGGCTCCGGCTCGACCGGGCCTGA
- a CDS encoding MFS transporter, with protein sequence MAIDTQTTITGPDTAAPSLRDSSEGARLSGRARLVLFVLCAAQFMVALDFSVLNVALPALGKDLGLNQSALQWAVTAFALPSGGFLLLFGRAADLFGRKKLFLTGLAVFGAASLLATLAWSPASFLTGRALQGLGAAVIVPTGMSLLTTTFPEGPLRDKALGISGTLLSLGYTTGMVLGGVMTDTLGWRSTMGLLVAFAAIVLALAPGLLPESRTPERPRLDVPGAVTVTGGLLAVIYALSTAAQRGFGGVDVWGTLLAGLALLAAFVVVESKAQAPLVSLPMLKRRTVAWGNLGGLVTFSMMSTVVFVLTLYLQETLGLSSFETGLIFGIQGVASAFAGSYAAKLIGRFGSRRVLVASLLGQGLFVGALLGLGTDSGALLATVAVSLASMCHLGAIISYGVTVTSGVPNEEQGLATGLVTTTQQVGLTVGIPLLGVLATTQASLFDGVRTVLAIDAVIVIAAAALIGLGLRGRARA encoded by the coding sequence ATGGCGATCGATACCCAGACGACAATCACCGGGCCCGACACGGCGGCCCCCTCCTTGCGGGACTCCTCCGAAGGCGCCCGGCTCAGCGGCCGGGCCAGACTGGTCCTGTTCGTGCTCTGCGCCGCCCAGTTCATGGTGGCGCTCGACTTCTCCGTACTGAACGTGGCGCTGCCGGCGCTCGGCAAGGACCTGGGTCTGAACCAGTCCGCGCTCCAGTGGGCGGTCACAGCGTTCGCGCTGCCCTCGGGCGGCTTCCTGCTGCTCTTCGGCCGCGCGGCCGACCTCTTCGGCCGCAAGAAGCTGTTCCTGACCGGCCTCGCGGTGTTCGGCGCTGCCTCGCTGCTCGCCACCCTCGCCTGGAGCCCCGCGTCCTTCCTGACCGGGCGCGCCCTCCAGGGCCTGGGTGCCGCGGTCATCGTGCCGACCGGCATGTCACTGCTGACCACGACGTTCCCCGAGGGACCGCTGCGCGACAAGGCGCTGGGCATCTCCGGAACGCTGCTGTCGCTCGGCTACACCACGGGCATGGTCCTGGGCGGCGTCATGACCGACACCCTGGGCTGGCGCTCCACGATGGGCCTGCTCGTGGCCTTCGCGGCGATCGTGCTTGCCCTCGCCCCCGGCCTGCTGCCCGAGTCCCGCACCCCCGAGCGGCCGCGCCTGGACGTGCCCGGCGCCGTCACCGTCACCGGCGGTCTGCTCGCGGTGATCTACGCCCTGTCGACGGCGGCCCAGCGCGGCTTCGGCGGCGTGGACGTGTGGGGCACCCTGCTCGCGGGCCTCGCTCTGCTGGCCGCCTTCGTGGTCGTCGAGTCGAAGGCGCAGGCCCCGCTGGTCTCGCTGCCGATGCTCAAGCGCCGCACGGTCGCCTGGGGCAACCTGGGCGGCCTGGTCACCTTCTCGATGATGTCGACGGTCGTCTTCGTCCTGACCCTCTACCTCCAGGAGACCCTGGGCCTGTCGTCCTTCGAGACCGGCCTGATCTTCGGCATCCAGGGCGTCGCCTCGGCCTTCGCCGGCTCCTACGCCGCCAAGCTCATCGGCCGCTTCGGCTCCCGGCGCGTACTGGTCGCCTCGCTGCTCGGCCAGGGCCTGTTCGTCGGCGCCCTCCTGGGTCTGGGCACCGACTCGGGCGCCCTGCTCGCCACCGTCGCCGTCTCGCTGGCCAGCATGTGCCACCTCGGGGCGATCATCTCGTACGGCGTGACCGTGACCAGCGGTGTCCCGAACGAGGAGCAGGGCCTGGCGACCGGGCTCGTCACCACCACCCAGCAGGTCGGCCTGACCGTCGGCATCCCGCTGCTCGGCGTGCTCGCCACCACGCAGGCCTCGCTGTTCGACGGAGTGCGTACGGTGCTCGCGATCGACGCGGTGATCGTGATCGCGGCCGCCGCCCTGATCGGTCTCGGCCTGCGCGGCCGCGCACGGGCTTGA
- a CDS encoding helix-turn-helix transcriptional regulator, which yields MSRRARITPAQAGLPDGGARRRTPGLRREEVAVLAGVGVSWYQWLEQGRDITVSPQVLEAVGRVLQLTSAERRHLYVLAGLNPPAPEVDPANTNMCQGLQRLIDAWMPFPAHIMDAYWNTVMYNDAAALVLGMRPEIVQNCLLAFFTDPIYRARSKRWEEIACNVVAQFRAACSERPEDDGFRAIVAEAKERSPEFAELWERRDIQPGGQLQKEMEHPVVGTLHVESTQLRVPARPDLVIVLHTPLPNTDTAEKLEWLTSPEGRRGSMYPIAG from the coding sequence ATGAGCAGGCGGGCCCGGATCACCCCGGCCCAGGCCGGGCTGCCCGACGGCGGGGCCCGCCGCCGCACCCCGGGGCTGCGCCGCGAGGAGGTCGCCGTGCTCGCCGGGGTGGGCGTCTCCTGGTACCAGTGGCTGGAGCAGGGCCGGGACATCACCGTGTCGCCGCAGGTCCTGGAGGCGGTCGGCCGGGTGCTCCAGCTGACCAGCGCCGAGCGCCGCCACCTGTACGTCCTGGCCGGGCTCAACCCGCCGGCGCCCGAGGTCGACCCGGCCAACACCAACATGTGCCAGGGCCTGCAACGCCTGATCGACGCGTGGATGCCGTTCCCCGCGCACATCATGGACGCGTACTGGAACACCGTGATGTACAACGACGCGGCTGCCCTGGTGCTGGGGATGCGGCCGGAGATCGTGCAGAACTGCCTGCTCGCGTTCTTCACCGACCCCATCTACCGGGCCCGCTCCAAGCGGTGGGAGGAGATCGCCTGCAACGTCGTCGCCCAGTTCCGGGCGGCCTGCTCGGAACGGCCCGAGGACGACGGGTTCCGCGCGATCGTGGCGGAGGCGAAGGAGCGCAGCCCCGAGTTCGCGGAGCTGTGGGAGCGGCGCGACATCCAGCCCGGCGGGCAGCTCCAGAAAGAGATGGAGCACCCGGTCGTCGGCACCCTGCACGTCGAGTCGACCCAACTGCGCGTCCCGGCCCGCCCGGACCTGGTGATCGTCCTGCACACCCCGCTGCCGAACACCGACACCGCCGAGAAACTGGAGTGGCTCACCTCGCCGGAGGGCAGGCGCGGCTCCATGTACCCGATCGCCGGCTGA
- a CDS encoding cytidine deaminase — MTESTELDPEDRKIITLARSARARNGVAEGAAVRDETGRTYVAGTVELASLKLSALRTAVAMAVASGAKSLEAAAVVTGAGQPTDADLAAVRDLGGPDTPVLLAGPDGELRDTF; from the coding sequence ATGACTGAGAGCACCGAACTCGACCCCGAGGACCGCAAGATCATCACGCTCGCGCGCAGCGCACGGGCCCGCAACGGCGTGGCCGAGGGTGCCGCTGTGCGCGACGAGACCGGGCGCACCTACGTCGCGGGCACGGTCGAGCTGGCCTCGCTGAAACTCTCCGCGCTGCGGACCGCCGTCGCGATGGCCGTGGCCAGCGGTGCGAAGTCCCTGGAGGCGGCGGCCGTGGTGACCGGGGCGGGGCAGCCCACGGACGCGGACCTCGCGGCGGTACGGGACCTGGGCGGGCCGGACACCCCGGTGCTGCTCGCGGGCCCGGACGGCGAGCTGAGGGACACCTTCTGA
- a CDS encoding beta-xylosidase encodes MSERRRRRLAAVLGAVALAAGTGVLAAPANALAATPVDFATHCIPPAIAGIPPIDGTTNATITVDNAAPKVGDKVTVTYTVNKPAASNPVDIALPADIMTPTGKVVLAGAQAGTVDVAGPKKNDPVPGKGAFPAFSMSGSFTATKAGAITLSPGDYNIHTSYVMELDTPCTVTNPPAPVSGTVNATDGGGQVNQRAITATPAAGNAGDRTTVTGSKFTPNADVTVAGWNGTATTADKITFKSDANGGFTARPAITDPATTGIVAYEGAAWNPANGAGPVAYKVNSGPPPTGPSQKLNSTINAGTLAMSQAGDSVALGAVDFGKGGASTGDLKTVTVQDFRGGPAGWSLTGKVTAFTGPGGSIDAGRLSWTPACATKSGSPSVCAAGSAGAVGSAGATLASTPNAALTGGEFTVDAKLSLDVPAFTAPGAYSGVLTLTLT; translated from the coding sequence ATGTCCGAACGCCGAAGACGGCGTCTGGCCGCCGTATTGGGGGCGGTCGCGCTCGCCGCGGGGACCGGCGTGCTCGCCGCACCCGCGAACGCCCTGGCCGCGACGCCCGTCGACTTCGCCACGCACTGCATCCCGCCCGCCATCGCCGGAATCCCGCCGATCGACGGCACCACGAACGCGACCATCACCGTCGACAACGCGGCACCGAAGGTCGGCGACAAGGTCACCGTCACCTACACGGTGAACAAGCCCGCCGCCAGCAACCCCGTCGACATCGCCCTGCCCGCAGACATCATGACCCCGACCGGAAAGGTCGTCCTGGCGGGCGCCCAAGCCGGCACCGTGGACGTCGCGGGCCCGAAGAAGAACGACCCGGTGCCCGGAAAGGGCGCGTTCCCGGCGTTCTCCATGAGCGGCAGTTTCACCGCCACCAAGGCCGGCGCGATCACCCTGTCGCCCGGCGACTACAACATCCACACCAGCTACGTCATGGAGCTGGACACGCCCTGCACCGTCACCAACCCGCCCGCCCCCGTCTCCGGGACGGTCAACGCCACGGACGGCGGCGGCCAGGTCAACCAGCGCGCGATCACGGCCACCCCGGCCGCGGGCAACGCCGGTGACCGCACGACGGTGACCGGGTCCAAGTTCACCCCCAACGCGGACGTCACCGTCGCGGGCTGGAACGGCACCGCCACCACCGCCGACAAGATCACCTTCAAATCGGATGCCAACGGCGGCTTCACCGCCCGGCCGGCGATCACGGACCCGGCGACCACCGGGATCGTGGCCTACGAAGGGGCGGCCTGGAACCCGGCGAACGGCGCGGGCCCGGTGGCGTACAAGGTCAACAGCGGACCGCCACCGACCGGACCGAGCCAGAAGCTCAACTCGACCATCAACGCGGGTACGTTGGCGATGTCCCAGGCCGGTGACTCCGTCGCTCTCGGCGCGGTCGACTTCGGCAAGGGCGGCGCCTCCACCGGCGATCTGAAGACGGTGACGGTCCAGGACTTCCGCGGTGGCCCCGCGGGCTGGTCCCTGACCGGCAAGGTCACCGCCTTCACCGGCCCCGGCGGCTCCATCGACGCGGGCAGACTCAGCTGGACCCCGGCCTGTGCCACCAAGTCCGGCTCCCCGTCCGTGTGTGCCGCGGGCTCGGCCGGAGCCGTGGGCAGCGCGGGCGCGACCCTCGCCTCGACCCCGAACGCGGCGCTCACCGGCGGCGAGTTCACCGTTGACGCGAAGCTCTCGCTCGACGTCCCGGCGTTCACCGCCCCGGGTGCCTACAGCGGCGTACTGACCCTCACCCTCACCTAG
- a CDS encoding WxL protein peptidoglycan domain-containing protein, with protein sequence MRKLYALLLAAGLVLLFAPAARAADNGSWSVFPATSGTAQRPYFYLFADPGATLADRVSVANKTSAPLTFRLYGADAYNTERDGGFAVRSEAEKQTGVGVWVKPAQNKITVPANSSVTVPFTLAVPPDAEPGDHVGALVALDDRVAPGTAAAGKVAVGIQQAVGARVYLRVGGPTVPALAVEDVSLSQHRPLVPGTGEGRTDITYTLHNRGNVTLNPKVVLKATGLFGRTLLSRDLTRIPAELLPGQKVELTEAWHGSPQLDWGDVKLTASAKDAHGSAAASFFALPWLAAAVLLAAALALGAHRVVRRRIVARS encoded by the coding sequence GTGCGCAAGCTGTACGCACTCCTCCTCGCGGCCGGGCTCGTGCTCCTGTTCGCGCCCGCCGCCCGCGCCGCCGACAACGGCAGCTGGTCCGTCTTCCCCGCCACCTCGGGCACCGCCCAGCGGCCGTACTTCTACCTCTTCGCCGACCCCGGCGCCACCCTCGCCGACCGGGTGAGCGTCGCCAACAAGACCTCGGCGCCGCTGACCTTCCGGCTGTACGGGGCCGACGCGTACAACACCGAGCGTGACGGTGGTTTCGCCGTCCGTAGCGAGGCGGAGAAGCAGACCGGGGTGGGTGTCTGGGTGAAACCGGCCCAGAACAAGATCACTGTCCCCGCGAACTCCTCCGTCACCGTCCCGTTCACCCTCGCCGTGCCGCCGGACGCCGAGCCCGGGGACCACGTGGGCGCCCTGGTCGCGCTGGACGACCGGGTGGCGCCGGGCACGGCCGCCGCCGGTAAGGTCGCCGTCGGCATCCAGCAGGCCGTGGGCGCCCGGGTCTATCTGCGCGTCGGCGGCCCGACCGTCCCCGCGCTGGCCGTCGAGGACGTCTCGCTCTCCCAGCACCGCCCGCTGGTCCCGGGCACGGGGGAGGGCCGCACCGACATCACGTACACCCTGCACAACCGCGGCAACGTCACCCTCAACCCGAAGGTCGTCCTGAAGGCGACCGGCCTCTTCGGCCGTACGCTGCTCAGCCGCGATCTGACCAGGATCCCCGCCGAACTGCTGCCGGGCCAGAAGGTCGAGCTCACCGAGGCCTGGCACGGTTCGCCCCAACTCGACTGGGGGGACGTCAAGTTGACGGCCAGCGCCAAGGACGCCCACGGCTCCGCGGCCGCCTCCTTCTTCGCGCTGCCGTGGCTCGCCGCCGCGGTGCTCCTCGCCGCGGCCCTGGCCTTGGGCGCCCACCGGGTCGTACGCCGACGTATCGTGGCCCGGTCATGA